One Paraburkholderia sp. IMGN_8 DNA window includes the following coding sequences:
- a CDS encoding PAAR domain-containing protein: MKSPIRKGDKLEHGGEVTGKCSPWTIFMGRPLARRGDEALCDLHGPTFVDEGAAKFPDRDKKLFALHDHRCACGCRLISSLKNVNFV; this comes from the coding sequence ATGAAATCCCCCATCCGCAAAGGCGACAAACTCGAACATGGCGGCGAAGTGACCGGAAAGTGCTCGCCCTGGACCATATTCATGGGCAGGCCACTTGCCCGCAGGGGCGACGAGGCGCTCTGCGACCTGCACGGCCCGACCTTCGTTGATGAGGGAGCCGCCAAGTTTCCCGATCGCGACAAGAAGCTGTTCGCGCTGCACGACCATCGCTGCGCATGTGGCTGTCGGCTGATCTCGTCGCTGAAGAACGTCAACTTCGTGTAA
- a CDS encoding PAAR domain-containing protein, producing MKSPIRKGDKLELGGEVTGTCSPWTIFMGRPLARKGDEAVCDLHGPTFIVDSGASYVTAFRPKVVSEIDGDPPRIALTLAEKNAEKELIKRVAKGINGALNGIDDRIKYTVMVRKVLL from the coding sequence ATGAAATCTCCAATTCGAAAAGGCGACAAACTCGAACTTGGTGGCGAAGTGACTGGAACGTGCTCGCCCTGGACCATATTCATGGGCAGGCCACTTGCCCGCAAGGGCGACGAGGCGGTCTGCGATCTGCACGGCCCGACCTTCATTGTTGATTCCGGCGCATCGTATGTGACGGCATTTCGACCGAAGGTTGTCAGTGAAATCGATGGTGACCCACCAAGAATTGCATTGACGCTGGCAGAGAAAAATGCGGAAAAGGAGCTTATTAAGCGAGTTGCAAAGGGTATAAATGGTGCTCTGAATGGAATAGATGATCGTATTAAGTATACGGTAATGGTAAGGAAGGTGTTGTTGTGA